Within Peromyscus leucopus breed LL Stock chromosome 7, UCI_PerLeu_2.1, whole genome shotgun sequence, the genomic segment caaggcgATTGTCATACGATAGCTAAGAAGTGGCACATTAATGAAGCGCCGCTACAGGGGTCTTTTCTGCTCCTGTCACCGCTTAAAACTATCAGATGTTTCGAGGGTGGACATGGAGGCAGCCACCTAGCTCAGCGGAGCCGCGTCCGACACAGCAGCGTCCTCTGGATCcccgaggcggcggcggcggcggctgcctCGGTCCGCTCCAGCACTCAGCAGCCCAGCTCGGTCTCCCGGGCAGGACTCACCACCCAGGAGCGCCGCGGAGCTCTCCCAGGCTGAGTCCAAGCCAGGCTCGCAGCTAGTCTCACCGGTCTCCGACGCTGAGCTCTGATCGCCGGAGGGGAGGGACTCGGCCACCAGCTGCACCGTCCCGGATGCGGACCCGCAACTTGAAACAACTTTAAGGTGAGCATCTATTTATCTGTCCCTTCTCCTGAATCCAGGTTCTACTTACTTTCCCGCaaccctcgcccccccccccccccccacccccgcggtCCTCCCCTCTCCACGTCCGCTGGCTGGGTCCATCCAGTTTGGTGCGCAAAGTTGCTGGCACCCGAatcccccgcccccaacccccGATATCTATGACTCGGCCTGAGTGACCTCGCGAGTGTCTCTGCACCCATGCTGCCCTTCTCCTtcaccacctcctccttctcagaTCCGACCAGTCCTCCCCGCCGCGCGGACTCTGAGCCAGTGGGTAAGCGAGAAGATGCCTCGGCCGGGCCGCAACACGTACAGCGACCAGAAGCCTCCCTACTCCTACATCTCGCTGACCGCCATGGCCATCCAGAGCTCTCCGGAGAAGATGCTGCCGCTCAGCGAGATCTACAAGTTCATCATGGACCGCTTCCCCTACTACCGGGAGAACACGCAGCGCTGGCAGAACAGCCTGCGCCACAACCTCTCCTTCAACGACTGCTTCATCAAGATCCCGCGGCGGCCGGACCAGCCCGGGAAGGGCAGCTTCTGGGCTCTGCATCCCAGCTGCGGGGACATGTTCGAGAACGGCAGCTTCCTGCGGCGCCGCAAGCGCTTCAAGGTGCTCAAGTCTGACCACCTGGCTCCTAGCAAGCCAGCGGACGCAGCACAGTACCTCCAGCAGCAGGCTAAGCTGCGGCTCAGCGCGCTGGCCGCCTCTGGCACGCATCTGCCGCAGATGCCGGCCGCTGCCTACAACCTGGGCGGTGTGGCGCAGCCCTCCGGCTTCAAGCATCCCTTCGCCATCGAGAACATCATCGCGAGGGAGTACAAGATGCCTGGGGGACTGGCCTTCTCGGCCATGCAGCCAGTTCCCGCTGCCTACCCGCTCCCTAACCAGTTGACTACCATGGGCAGCTCTCTGGGCACAGGCTGGCCACATGTGTACGGTTCCGCGGGTATGATCGACTCGGCCACCCCCATCTCCATGGCGAGTGGCGACTACAGCGCCTATGGAGTGCCACTGAAGCCCCTGTGCCACGCCGCGGGCCAGACGCTGCCCGCCATCCCGGTGCCCATCAAGCCCACGCCGGCCGCAGTGCCCGCGCTGCCCGCGCTGCCCGCGCCCATCCCCACCCTGCTCTCGAACTCGCCGCCTTCGCTCAGCCCCACTTCCTCGCAGACAGCCACCAGCCAAAGCAGCCCTGCTACCCCTAGCGAGACACTCACCAGCCCGGCCTCCGCCTTGCACTCGGTGGCGGTGCACTGACCCACAGAAGCGGGGGCTCCCTCTTGGTCACTTCTACATCACCCCTCTCACCACTTCCCCGGCTCCGGGTCCAGCCCTCTCCGACCTAGAACCATCACCCTGACTTGCCCATTCCACCTTCTTCCTTCAGTCCTCTCTCCTAGGAGAACTTTTGGTTTTGGACCCGGAAGACAAACCACAAACTTGCTAGAAGGCGCGCGAAAGTTGTCTTCGCCCCTTCAGGGCACCAGAGAACACAGGGACTAACCCAAGCCAAGCGACCCCTCCAGAGTCCCAGAAATGCACTCCCATCCAATAGGCAGGACACCCCGATTCCCTCCTGCTCGGAGAAAACGCAAATagaaagggggggaaaaaaagcatcttccgGACTCTGCGCAATTTCAAGACCAGAGACACTGCCCAGGTGTGAAGCCCGCCAAGGCTGCAGCCTCACAGCGAGGACCAGATCTTAGGTCCCGAAAATCTGTGGCCACGGACCCACTAATCCTCCGACAGGCTCGCCTCCGCCCATCAGGCCGGCATGGGCGGGACGCTGCTTCCCCAGGCTGCGGCCCAGCCTCCCGGGC encodes:
- the Foxb1 gene encoding forkhead box protein B1, with the protein product MPRPGRNTYSDQKPPYSYISLTAMAIQSSPEKMLPLSEIYKFIMDRFPYYRENTQRWQNSLRHNLSFNDCFIKIPRRPDQPGKGSFWALHPSCGDMFENGSFLRRRKRFKVLKSDHLAPSKPADAAQYLQQQAKLRLSALAASGTHLPQMPAAAYNLGGVAQPSGFKHPFAIENIIAREYKMPGGLAFSAMQPVPAAYPLPNQLTTMGSSLGTGWPHVYGSAGMIDSATPISMASGDYSAYGVPLKPLCHAAGQTLPAIPVPIKPTPAAVPALPALPAPIPTLLSNSPPSLSPTSSQTATSQSSPATPSETLTSPASALHSVAVH